The following proteins are co-located in the Flavobacterium sp. CECT 9288 genome:
- a CDS encoding DUF6048 family protein, with amino-acid sequence MKHTSTSFFSICFLFLLISVQAQETTKKIEVKKPATITTVEPTKTTKEQIIPNTPKTKNAPLPTAAVKDSIPVKVDRYGIRVGLDLYKITRGLYDKDYKGLELVGDYRLTKRYFLAAELGNENKTTADDRVNFTTKGSYLKAGFDYNAYENWLDMENIISIGLRYGFSTFNQQLNNYRIYNANPYFQDTPIINSGQKFNGLSASWIEVVAGIKAKVFNNVFMGFSLRLNRLVTNKEPENFSNLYIPGFNRTYDGSFGVGFNYTVTYFVPIYKKKIKPVVVQKK; translated from the coding sequence ATGAAGCACACATCAACATCTTTTTTTAGTATTTGTTTTTTGTTTCTGTTAATTAGTGTTCAAGCACAAGAAACAACAAAAAAAATAGAAGTTAAAAAGCCAGCTACCATAACAACGGTTGAGCCCACAAAAACAACTAAAGAACAAATCATTCCTAATACGCCGAAAACAAAAAATGCGCCACTACCAACTGCAGCCGTGAAGGACTCCATACCCGTAAAAGTAGATCGTTATGGAATTCGTGTAGGTTTAGATTTATATAAAATAACGCGTGGACTTTACGACAAAGATTACAAAGGTTTAGAACTTGTGGGTGATTACAGACTGACAAAAAGGTACTTTTTAGCTGCCGAGCTTGGAAACGAAAATAAAACCACAGCTGATGATCGTGTCAACTTTACCACAAAAGGAAGTTACCTGAAAGCAGGTTTTGATTACAATGCCTATGAAAACTGGCTGGATATGGAGAATATAATTTCAATTGGTCTTCGTTATGGTTTTAGCACTTTTAATCAGCAGTTAAACAATTACCGCATATACAATGCCAATCCGTACTTTCAAGATACACCAATTATAAACTCTGGGCAAAAGTTCAATGGTTTATCAGCCAGTTGGATTGAAGTTGTTGCGGGAATTAAAGCAAAAGTATTCAACAATGTTTTCATGGGCTTCAGCCTTCGTTTGAATCGATTGGTGACTAATAAAGAACCAGAGAACTTCTCTAATCTATACATTCCGGGATTTAACAGGACCTATGATGGGAGTTTTGGAGTAGGATTTAATTACACTGTAACTTATTTTGTTCCTATTTATAAAAAGAAAATAAAACCAGTTGTAGTACAAAAAAAATAG
- a CDS encoding DUF6452 family protein, producing MKKIFLFVLVSAFSFSSCEKDDICDPKTPTTPRLIIDFYDFENPSVKKNVNSLQVIGEGMTDAVLFNGSPTTNGNRIAIPLKTVGTSTSFRFTLNSNNANPALVDADLIRFNFTTQELFVSRACGYKSLFILNQAAPFVHTDPIAANQRWIRLIEVVTRNIDNENEAHINIFF from the coding sequence ATGAAAAAAATATTTCTATTTGTATTAGTATCTGCATTCTCTTTTTCTAGTTGTGAAAAAGACGATATCTGCGATCCAAAAACACCTACAACTCCCAGATTAATAATTGATTTTTACGATTTTGAAAACCCATCTGTAAAGAAAAATGTAAATAGCCTACAGGTTATAGGCGAAGGTATGACGGATGCTGTTTTATTTAATGGCAGCCCAACTACTAATGGAAATAGAATTGCAATTCCACTAAAAACGGTTGGTACTAGTACCAGTTTTAGGTTTACACTAAATTCAAACAATGCGAATCCTGCTTTAGTTGACGCGGATCTTATCCGTTTTAATTTTACCACTCAAGAACTTTTTGTTTCAAGAGCATGCGGATATAAATCGCTTTTTATACTAAATCAAGCAGCACCATTTGTTCACACTGATCCTATTGCAGCTAATCAACGATGGATACGACTTATAGAGGTGGTAACAAGAAACATAGACAATGAAAATGAAGCACACATCAACATCTTTTTTTAG
- the rlmD gene encoding 23S rRNA (uracil(1939)-C(5))-methyltransferase RlmD — protein MAKKNTDKVVFHQIKVLDAGAKGVSVAKAPDGKVVFIPNVVPGDVVDVQTFKKRKAYYEGKAVHFHEFSEHRVDPICDHFGVCGGCKWQNMNYNQQLVFKQNEVKNHLQRIGKIELPEFESILGSEKKFFYRNKMEFSFSNSRWLTEAEIGSDEDLGNRNALGFHIPKMWDKILDINKCHLQEDPSNAIRNEVRDFANANGLTFFNPRAHEGLLRTLMLRTASTGEIMVLIQFFENDKANRELILDHLYEKFPQITSLQYVVNNKANDTLYDTDIKLYKGRDYILEEMEGLKFSINAKSFYQTNSDQAYELYKITRDFAGLTGNEVVYDLYTGTGTIAQFVSKKAKKVIGVESVPDAIKDAKANAVRNEITNCEFFVGDMKVVFNDDFIAQHGHPDVIITDPPRDGMHKDVIEQILKIAPAKVVYVSCNSATQARDLALMDEKYKVTRVRPVDMFPQTHHVENVVLLERR, from the coding sequence ATGGCTAAGAAAAATACAGACAAAGTTGTCTTTCATCAAATAAAAGTCCTTGATGCTGGTGCAAAAGGCGTTTCGGTTGCAAAAGCACCGGATGGTAAAGTAGTTTTTATCCCGAATGTAGTTCCGGGAGATGTGGTTGATGTGCAAACTTTCAAGAAACGCAAGGCGTATTATGAAGGTAAAGCAGTGCATTTTCATGAGTTTTCAGAGCATCGTGTAGATCCAATTTGTGATCACTTTGGTGTTTGTGGAGGGTGCAAATGGCAAAACATGAACTACAATCAACAATTGGTTTTCAAACAAAACGAAGTGAAAAATCACTTGCAACGCATTGGAAAAATAGAACTTCCGGAATTTGAATCAATTTTAGGTTCTGAGAAAAAGTTTTTTTATAGAAATAAAATGGAATTTTCGTTTTCCAATAGCCGTTGGTTAACCGAAGCTGAAATTGGAAGCGACGAAGATTTAGGAAATAGAAATGCACTTGGATTTCACATCCCTAAAATGTGGGATAAAATTCTAGACATCAATAAATGTCATTTACAAGAAGATCCTTCAAACGCTATTCGTAATGAAGTTAGAGATTTTGCAAATGCAAATGGATTAACTTTCTTTAACCCCAGAGCACATGAAGGTTTGTTACGTACCTTAATGTTACGTACCGCCTCAACAGGTGAGATTATGGTATTGATTCAATTTTTCGAAAATGACAAAGCCAACAGAGAGTTGATTTTAGATCATCTTTATGAGAAATTTCCGCAAATTACATCGTTACAATACGTAGTTAATAATAAAGCAAACGATACGTTGTACGATACGGATATCAAGCTATACAAAGGAAGAGATTACATTCTAGAAGAAATGGAAGGGTTAAAATTTAGCATTAATGCCAAATCTTTTTACCAAACCAACTCAGACCAAGCTTACGAATTGTATAAAATCACAAGAGATTTTGCAGGTTTAACAGGAAATGAAGTAGTGTATGACTTGTATACTGGAACTGGAACTATCGCCCAGTTTGTTTCTAAAAAAGCTAAAAAAGTAATAGGAGTCGAAAGTGTTCCTGATGCTATTAAAGATGCAAAAGCAAATGCCGTTAGAAATGAGATCACGAATTGTGAGTTCTTTGTTGGAGATATGAAAGTAGTGTTTAATGATGATTTCATAGCACAACACGGTCATCCAGATGTCATTATAACAGATCCACCAAGAGATGGAATGCACAAAGATGTAATAGAACAAATCCTAAAAATTGCTCCAGCGAAAGTGGTTTATGTAAGTTGCAACTCGGCTACACAAGCTCGTGATTTGGCTCTAATGGATGAGAAATACAAAGTAACTCGTGTACGTCCTGTAGATATGTTTCCGCAAACGCATCACGTTGAAAATGTTGTGCTTTTAGAAAGAAGGTAA
- a CDS encoding sensor histidine kinase KdpD, with protein sequence MTLYEKLNAIPFLRKKYASKFLFVAFLGIHIPLIGVSLFLLFGNQELQPMMILVVALLLTLLATLITLLVLKKLIKPIELASSALVNYRNNRIIPNLPTQFQDETGLLLANIQSSIADYETYINDKQDLIYLLSHDLRGFAANAQGLSTLILDENPSEIIAEYAHLITDSTNQQLAFIETLITLIRDEDEISKKEYFANQIDFNTVLSKVSGQLAAKLISKNCTLEYVTQLPTALIHIDEDLLVRVLINLTDNAIKFSFPDSVIKINMIQDSKNILIQVTDAGLGFKSQDLEHLFDKFTSKSRLGTNNEASTGIGLYLCKKIIEKYKGHIYAESSGVHKGSTFSVRLNIK encoded by the coding sequence ATGACGCTTTATGAAAAATTGAATGCAATTCCTTTTTTGAGAAAAAAATATGCTAGTAAATTTCTTTTTGTTGCTTTCTTAGGAATTCACATTCCGTTAATAGGAGTTTCGCTTTTTCTTCTTTTTGGAAACCAAGAATTACAACCTATGATGATTCTTGTCGTTGCTTTACTACTCACTTTACTAGCAACATTGATAACTTTATTGGTGCTAAAAAAGTTAATAAAGCCAATTGAGCTTGCCTCTAGCGCATTAGTAAATTATAGAAACAATAGAATCATACCTAATTTACCAACTCAATTTCAAGATGAAACAGGATTGTTATTGGCAAATATTCAGTCCTCTATAGCAGATTATGAAACTTATATCAATGATAAGCAAGATTTGATTTATTTGTTATCGCATGATTTACGAGGCTTTGCCGCTAATGCTCAGGGGCTTTCCACATTAATATTAGATGAAAATCCGTCTGAAATAATAGCAGAGTATGCCCATTTAATCACAGATTCTACCAATCAACAACTTGCATTCATTGAAACTTTGATAACACTCATACGTGATGAAGACGAAATATCAAAAAAAGAATACTTTGCAAACCAAATAGATTTCAATACTGTTTTAAGCAAAGTATCAGGGCAGTTAGCCGCAAAATTGATTTCTAAAAACTGTACTTTGGAATATGTAACACAGTTGCCTACCGCCTTAATTCATATAGATGAGGATTTATTAGTACGTGTTTTAATTAACCTTACTGATAATGCTATTAAGTTTTCGTTTCCAGACAGTGTTATTAAAATCAATATGATACAAGACAGTAAAAACATACTTATTCAAGTTACAGATGCTGGTTTGGGATTTAAAAGCCAAGATTTAGAGCATTTGTTTGACAAGTTTACATCAAAAAGCCGTTTAGGGACAAATAATGAAGCTTCAACAGGAATAGGATTGTATTTGTGTAAAAAAATCATAGAAAAATACAAAGGTCACATTTATGCAGAAAGCAGTGGTGTGCATAAAGGCTCTACTTTTTCTGTTAGGTTAAATATCAAATAA